From the genome of Penaeus chinensis breed Huanghai No. 1 chromosome 8, ASM1920278v2, whole genome shotgun sequence, one region includes:
- the LOC125027836 gene encoding serine protease 55-like, with amino-acid sequence MCVAAMGFRCVLLLSLVILCLGKPAKRSANEASDEAQMSAGAQASPSAGAAAAGTSNNLALNKCPSGHECVSGSSCPVNNRRPNFVCLGQKVCCVMAQLSDRSRREIPPRRENRPRKRINFAGRPQRPQRPPPRPHAQKEIVHYMDFYNDKYESVYGPILSSHAKEMLHNFRYTKECGVRHESPELLARVSSGYLYERGFTSYGEFPWHVALLVRERVFRRPQVYNLRPREDVRYKCGGSLIDDKHIVTAAHCVFGERVNRLKVHLGEWNLQGTTGELFPAVERNIASVHIHSGFNPATYAHDIALLKMSSPVNFAKTPHIGPVCLPTKPFKDHKKCFIVGWGDDVYKPNFGSNILRSVSVLFTGDHDECRAKLFNSFKDNTLDSSFNLDEEHQKCIIGEYGKDACVGDGGGAVVCPLKNEDEPVPCNHYRCADTHYFIAGILSYGSPNCGESLRL; translated from the exons ATGTGTGTGGCAGCTATGGGGTTCCGGTGCGTCTTGCTGCTGTCACTGGTGATTCTTTGCCTTGGGAAACCGGCTAAGCGGTCTGCTAACGAAGCATCAGATGAAGCGCAGATGAGCGCGGGTGCCCAGGCGTCACCGAGCGCTGGGGCGGCCGCAGCTGGAACGAGCAACAATCTGGCCCTAAACAAGTGCCCGAGCGGGCATGAGTGTGTCTCAGGAAGTTCATGCCCAGTAAACA ATCGCAGACCAAATTTTGTATGTTTGGGTCAAAAGGTCTGTTGCGTCATGGCCCAGCTCTCAGATCGATCAAGACGTGAAATTCCTCCAAG GAGAGAGAATCGTCCTCGGAAACGAATCAATTTCGCCGGGAGACCACAACGTCCACAAAgacccccaccccgcccacatGCTCAGAAGGAAATAGTACATTATATGGACTTCTATAATGACAAATACGAGTCCGTCTACGGACCTATCCTCTCTTCACATGCAAAAGAAATGTTGCACAACTTTAGATACACTAAG GAATGCGGCGTTCGACATGAGAGTCCGGAGTTGCTGGCGAGGGTGTCTTCGGGATATCTGTATGAACGAGGTTTCACTAGTTACGGAGAGTTCCCATGGCAT GTGGCTTTACTGGTGAGAGAGCGGGTCTTTCGAAGACCGCAGGTTTACAATCTGCGGCCGCGGGAAGATGTGCGGTACAAATGTGGAGGATCACTAATTGACGACAAACACATCGTCACAGCTGCTCATTGTGTTTTTG GGGAGAGAGTGAACAGGCTTAAAGTTCATCTTGGTGAGTGGAATCTCCAGGGAACCACCGGCGAGTTGTTCCCAGCTGTGGAGCGAAATATTGCTAGTGTGCACATACACAGCGG ATTCAACCCTGCTACATATGCCCATGACATTGCCCTGCTGAAGATGTCATCCCCTGTTAATTTTGCCAAGACTCCTCATATTGGCCCGGTTTGTTTGCCTACAAAACCCTTTAAAGACCACAAAAAGTGTTTTATTGTCGGCTGGGGAGATGACGTGTACAAG CCAAATTTCGGCAGCAACATCCTGCGGTCTGTGTCCGTCCTTTTCACTGGGGATCATGATGAGTGTAGAGCGAAACTATTTAATTCTTTCAAGGATAATACCCTTGACTCGTCCTTCAATCTAGACGAAGAGCATCAAAAGTGTATTATTGGTGAATATGGGAAAGATGCGTGTGTG GGCGACGGCGGAGGAGCAGTGGTATGCCCCCTGAAGAATGAGGATGAGCCGGTGCCATGTAACCATTATCGCTGCGCAGATACACACTATTTCATAGCTG